gcaTTTAAATGTCATTTGGGTTTTCATTTAAGAGCagcagcaattttttttcttttgagaattctAGTAGACTTAATGAAATCCTGATTATCAATGATCCTTTCACCCTAATCCTCCTATTGTATTCTCTCAGGTTCCAGGCTTCATACATACCCCTTTCCCCATCCGTATTTCCTTCCTAGCTTTAGAACTTCGTAAAACATATCTAGAAGTATTCCTGTATTACTTTGGAAATGTTTCCAATGCTCTTGATGTTAGAccataataagaaaaatgaggacTTATGCTCTGCgacattttaaatgaaagaaggcATGCATTTGTATTTACTGATAAAAGCATTTTCAGTGATAATACTGAATAGTGTACAAAATATAAACTTCAATTTGTAGTACACAGGTAGCATCATTGGTGGTCAggttctattcttttttttttccatcaaattTTCACTACTATAAAAATGCTCTGATTATTGGCCTTATAAACATGTGGGCGAGGCACTCACCATAGTGGTtaggttgcctgcatcccacatcagagtgcctgggtttaatactTGGCTCCATgtcctactccagcttcctgtcaatgcagactcTGAAAGGTATccgtgatggctcaggtgactgggttcctgccactcacatgggagacctagaaggagattctggctttcagcttcagccctggcctactgccagccactgcaggcatttgagaagtgaatcaggagatggaagttctctcaaatatattaatgaaaatttaaaataaataaaatgttagtaGACATCCCTGATTTTTTCTGTGTAATGAATTTCTATAGGGAAAAAGTCATTAAAGGGCTATGAAtaactaataaaaatttaaattagtgcAATAATGGAAAACTGGTAAAGTAGTGAGAtggatttttataaatttaactcTTTCTTATTATATTTGGGATAATTGTGAGATATTATGTGTTACTTCTACAGAAGCTAAGAAATCAAAACTGCCATATGTGCTTGCCGAGAAGATATTACTAGGAGATATAGCTGAAATCACAAGATGTTAAAATAGAAATGGTTAAAGTTATGGGTAGGAAGGGGATCTCTCTATATCATTTCCCTACCAGCCATGAGCATGTGCTACTTTGGTCAAACActaagggattttttttagttattatttttcattttttattttagaacgTTTATTTTCACCTCCCTTAAAAGGCAGAACACAGAGAAATTAtgtttcatctgcaggttcactccccaaatgccagcaatagtcagagctggggtgcagatgccaggagcccaggactctgtctgggtcttccatgggcctaagcacttgagccatcatgtgctgtctgcaatagcagaagatggcctggaagtgaagcagatgggacttgaaccagcactccagtacagAATCTGagtgccccaagcagcagcttaacctgctacataaCAATGGCTGTCCCAAACAGTAAGGTTTTAAACTAAAAAATGGAAGAGGAGATAtgtggcacagtgcttaagatgccccttgggatgactgcatctgGTATCTCAGCgccctggtttaagtcccagctctgcttccaatccacttgccagctaatgcacaccttgggaggcagcagatgatgtcttgAGTAGTTGGGcctctgttacccacatgggagagctggactgagttccaggctgctgtcttcagtttggcccagccaaGCTCTTGTGGGGTTTTGGGGAAAAAACTAGTAGAGGGGAgatctctgcctgtttctctttgccttccaaataaaatgaaaatatataaaaattcacaGGATTCAAAGGATAAGGATCCTTAACCTTATTGCAGACCTGCCCAACTGGGAACCCTAGAGTATGGCCCAGGAATCTTCTTTTCAGCAGCCTTGATGACTTGGTATCCTGAAGTAATCTGAAAGCAGACAAAGACTTACATGATATTAGGATATTTATTAATATCATGTTACTCAGAGCATGGGAGCTAGGGACATTGTCAGAGTTCATTTATAAATAAGCTAGAACAGCCCTCTCCATTATATTTCTTAATCTTCTGACTTCATTGATGTCCCCTTAACTCTAACAGATGGGAGGACTCAGgctgtcatttttttcctttgatttttgggaagtcttctcttttttctcgGCTCAGTCCCTAGTCAGTGATACCAACTAGCTGGGCATTCTAGTGCTTTGGAACCCTTTCCATCTACTGCATCAACAGGTGAAACATATTCAGGATCAGAAAAATACTATGTATTGACTAGGCAAGGGGACACTGCTGTGTTCTTATTCTCAATGCTCATTTTCACACGCCTCATTAAAAAGTTAAAGttgctaaaatttttaaacatagaaTTCGGTATActataaatataaaacagaattgCAGCTTAATTTTACAATGCTATTAAgaatatattagaaaattatACATTCCAAAAGTGTATCAGCTTATAATGACTTCTGCTGTAGCTTTTGTTCAATGATGTCTGAGAAACGAGGAACTTTTTTTGAAATAGCCACACGTATGTCTTCACTCATATTAAAGCAACTTCTtgactttgttttaaaatgtaaaagtgaTGAAAATCCCAACTCACAAAGGTAGGTAGTTGCAAATGGCACGAGGATTTCTAGAGCCGTCTTTGCCAAGTTTGGAAACACTGTGAATTGAGCACACCAGAAATCCTCTAGTTTCATTGTCTCAAATTCCATTAGGATTTGGCCACTAGCTCGTAATTCGGCAAGATCATTTTTCATTAAATAGCCATCATCAACAAAATCAAGGTTAAAAAGAAATGGATCCAGTACCCATTTACTTGCCTCATCGAGATTTCCAATAGAAAAATATCCATGGAAGGAACTGCTCAGCTGCTGCAGATGCAGTGTTATTTCAGCTGCAATGCATACACCTTCGTTATCTGAAGTAATTATTTCTTCAAGAAAAGGAAAGTTGGTAAAATTTCTTTTCTCAATTCGTTTTTGCCAGAAAGGAAATTTCCTAACAAAAGTAGATAACTTCTCTCTAGCTGACACTGTATTCATCCCTGTTCTTTGCATAGATGCACTAAGTTCATTTAGGTGTTTGAATAAATCTGCAAGGTATGCCAGGTGAATTTTAAActctttattttcaaagtcatcAACTAAATTACTGCTTTGGTGGTGAAGAAACTGATTTACTTcttcatacatttcaaaaatatgagTTAGTATCTGGCCTCTGGAAAGCCATCTCATTTCAGTGTGAAAAAGGAGGACACTATATTCTATACCAATTTCTTCAAAAAAAGCCTGAAACAGACGATGATTTGGAGCTCGTCCTTTGATAAAATTTATTACTCTCACCACAGTAAACAGAGCTTCCCTCAGTTTTGTCGGCAACGTCTTTGTGACAAGCGTATGAGGGTTCAACAAACAATGTGTGATCACAATATGAGGTACCTCTTTTTTCATACAGGCAACAAATTCTGAATTTCCTCCTAGCATAGAGGATGCACCATCAGTACAAACAGAGCCACATACATCAAGTGCTATCTCATGCTGCACAAAGAAGTCTCTGAAGAGGTTGAACACGTCTGTTCCTTTCATAGTTACCTGCAATGGTTCACAGAATAGGAATTCCTCTAAAATCTCTCTTTCCTTTATATATCGCACAAATGCCATGAGCTGACTGCAGTCATCCATGTCAGTTGTCTCAGCAAGTTGAATACCCACTTTAAGAGGACTGGCTTTGATATCTTCTAGAACTTGCTCTAAGATATCTTGGCTCATTTCTTCAATTCTAGAATGGATCACATCATCTGATAAGGGTACCTGCTGAAGCTTCTTTTGTGCATCTGGTCCCAAAACTATTTGTGCTATTTCTAGCGCACAAGGTTTCACTAACTTTTCAGCAACTGTATGAGGATTCTTCTCCTTGGCACACAAATATGCAAACTGGTATGATGCTTGCAATAAGGCATCCTCATGAGATGCAACACCAAATGCTTTCAAGGTTTCACTCTGATCAGATGCCGTTGGCATATGCTTCAAGCTACTCAGATCATGCCCAGCCACACCGCCATGCTGTCTGTTAAAATGGTCTGACAGTTTTGATGGTCTGAGgtcagcatttaaaaatactgagTTACACAACACACACTGTGGGCGTTGAGTTCCGTCAACTTCTGTTGTACAGGTGAACCAGTAACGAACATAGTCATCATCCCATTTGCGTTTCTTTGACATGGCACACAAAAATTCTCAGGTAGTATTTCAGAGATGCCACAGAATTTTGCTTTGGGAATAAAGTATAATCCACACATTAAAAACCAGTGGATAACCAAATAAAACAAAGCTATATCACATGCTATTCCATACATGTCAAAGAAATATCCTGCAACATGTCAGTTGAAAGTAAACCATGatggcctggcactgtggcatagcggttaaagccccagcctgcagcaccggcatcccttatgctccacattcaatccagctccctgctaatgagcctgggaaagcagcagaggattgcccaagcccttgggcccctgcatgcacatgggaggcaggaagaagctcctggcttcagatcagctcagctctggccattttgtggccatttggggaatgaaccagcggatagaagacctttttctctccctctctctctgtctctatctttctctgtaatctCACTGCCACCTCTTTCCATCCTGCCCCAAAGACATGCACACCCTCAGTTAAGAAAGACTGAATAGAAGAGAATAATACACTCTAAAGAAGTGCAGATTTTAACATAGTGgccagttctttatttttatttttttactagtTAAGGATTAAACAGACATGTAAAACTATTTGATCTCTGAGCAGCTTTAATTCCATCTTAAGCAGAGAATTCCAAATCAGTCTTGAATTTGGATTAAGCCACCCTTGGTATAGGGTAGGATCCAATTTGGCTCAGAATTTCCTTGCTAAGTGTAACAAACTAGCAGTCCATGATTCATATTGCACATATATAACAGCAAAACAACCTGCAGGAGAAATACAATTATTCTTGTCatccagaattcagaaaatttccTCTCATACAAGGATGCTCTTAACTGCCAATGAGGCATTTCATGATGCTTTTTCCTATAACTACCCTTCAGTAAAAGCAGTcaagaaaaaaaagccaaaacaacagaatgaaaataaGCAGCATTCTTAAGGTTTGCATTAATTCAAGAACAAGATTTGGAGGGCAGTGGTTCTCCGGTTTAGTAAATGAGTCTCCTGCTAAAATACAGATTCCTGAGCCCTACTTCTAGAGATTCTGATTCTCTAGCTCTGGAGTAGGGGCCTAGAATCCATACTGTAAATTAGTATTTTAGATAACTCTTATGAGCAGTACCTAGAATAATGATCTGTTACAAGACATACCTGTTACCATCACTGGGAAGCCTTTTTGAAAGTACACATGTCCCTGTACTGTTTTAGAGAAATAAATCCTCTTCTCCAGAAGTAGGacaaaagaatatgaaataaaaattgtctGGGTGATCCAGATAAAAATTCTGGTAAGTAGCCAGATTTAGATATATGAAAAATTACCCTTTAATTCCTAGCAGATATTTTAGGTTGCCAAGAGAACAGTACAAATGCTTTGATAGGCATTTACTTTGCTAAGTTGATGACAACCTTCTATGAGAGTTGAGAGACCTAAGACAGCGagccatttcttttctctttgtccttaGCAAACAGCAAAGGTATAATCCACAGGTCTCAGAAACACAccttagaggggctggcgctgtggtgtagagggcaaagccgccgcctgcagtgccggcatcccatatgggtgccggttcaagtcctggctgctccactctctgctatgtcctgggaaagcagtggaagatgacccaagtgcttggacccctgcacccacgtgggagacctggaagaagctcctggctcctggcttcggatcagcacagctccggccgttgtggcccactggggagtgaaccagcagatagaagacctctctgtctctgtctctctctctctctctctcattctctctgcctctctgtaactctgctttcaaataaataaataaatccttaaaaaaaaaaacttgttaaaaaaaaaaaaagaaacacaccttaGAAAACAATTCTAAGACAAATAAGTGATCCCCAAAGTTTTCAAAGTTCTATGCCATACGTGGCTGAAGTAATTTAACAGGGGCAAATTTAAATCCAAATGTCCCATTGAAATAAAAAGTTCATAGTAAGTTAAATCAAGCACATCTACTTAAAGTTCTAGATTTCTAGTGGATCTGTCAAAACCTACTTGTGAAATGCACTGTTGTGTAACTAATAAGCTGTTGTTACAAACCAGTTAAAAATTGGAGGATGTCTGCTAATCAAAAAAGATCTGAAGTTTAAAGAGTTGATCTTAAGTCTTTTTTCTCCAAGTAATGAGATGGTTGGTTACTTGTTTAGAACCATTTATGATTAATGGCAATAAAATTGTGATATCAGCATAAAAATGCTGATATTATGTATACTTACAAGGTACATTTGAGACAGAGGGATGAAGGAAAAAGCTTTGCTTTAGTTTCATTGGAAATGACCACAGAATCTTTTAAGAGTTCATTCTTAACTACCATATGCTTACCGCCCAGCAGGCTTTCCCGTGTTACAGAACCTCGCAAGTTTCACTGGCTCTTTTGTGGTATCTAGGAATTACAGTATCCtaaaaaatataaacagtaaAAAAGGGTCATTATAATAAGGAACTATTGTTAAACAGGAGTGCTATAGGTTTTATAGTTGCATTAAAGTCCTGTTTTGTCAGAGACAATTATTTACAAGTGAAATGATATCTGTGATTTCCACTGAAATGGTGTACTTTAGCTCACACACACAGTAGCCAGGTGGAGGAAAGTGAACTGGACTTGAGTTGGTTCATTTTTGAGGCTGGATGACAGGTATACACTATGAAGCTATTCTCAAGTACAGTTGGAAGTTTTCCgttaagaaaaagtaaataaaaagcattaTTATAAGATACAAATTCACTTGGAGACAAGATGGGAAATGAAATGTTTTTGCAAGTTTACGAGGGGCAGATACGAAAGAGTACCCAAACTGACAAGTCAAAGTGAATACTGACTGATTTATGGAATGcttaaatatatgtaaaagaaaGCTCCAACCACACACAACTAAACTTACATCCAGACACTGCCCGGGTAAGCTCCGGAAGGCACGGGTGTTTGGGGACGCGGAGGCTGCGACCTTACAGCTACAAGCAACAGCCGGGCGAGAGGGGGCGAGGAGTGGTCGGTGGGCAGGGGCTCCGGGGGCGCTCCGCCTGCGGTCTCGGCTTGGACCCTTCCAACCTTCAGTTCTTCAAGCGGGGATGGGAACACTACCTACCTCATCGGGGTGCTGGGCAGTGTATGAGAACGCATGCCACGAACACGCAGCTCTGAACTGCTAGGACCTGATGCTGTTAAGAACGGAGAGCTTTAGAGGCAGCCAGTGCGAGCTGAGGGCGCCGGCGCCGAGCCAGGACTCTGCTGTCTCCACCCGCTCCTCTCCGAGCCTGGGCCGCAGGCCAGAGGATGCTCCGGCTTCTCTAAGCGCCCGTTTCAGGCTCCGGTTCCGCTCTCCGCTCGGGTAGGGTCCCCGGCCTGTGGCGGTGGAACCAGCCTAGGCGCGGTTCCTCAGGTCAGACCCCCCGGAGCAGGAATTTGAGTAGCGTGAAGAAACAAAACCATCCACAGCGACCTCCGCCCCCGGGGCCAGGATTCCATCCGGGTTCCGTGCTTAGCTTCCCGCCCGCACACTGGGTGCAGCGTCTCACCGTACGCAGGCGCAGTATCCGAGGGCTGAGGGAAACACTGCCTTGGTAGGGAGCATGCGCGGTGctgagcctcattttttttttttttatattgtatACATGGAGCTGGAAATTTTGTTTATTGTGTCTGCCAGAAAGGATGAACTGTGGAGTCTCAGGAGGAGAAAACACTGCGAAGTCCACacagcattactttttttttttttttttaagatttatttatttgaatgagttacacagaaagaggagaggtagagagagaggtcttccatcttatggttcactccccagaaggccacaacggcctgaactgcgccgatccgaaaccaggagccaagagcttctttcaggtctcccacgcgggtgtaagggcccaaggacttgggccatcttctactgctttcccaggacatagcagagagctggatcagaagtggaacagccgggtcttgaaccggcgcccatgtgggatgccagcgcttcaggtcagggcttcaacccactgcgccacagcgccggtctcACACAGTATTACTTTTTAACTTTCGGATCACTGGAAATAAAACCGTACACTGTGATGATAAACCTCCAGTCCACGTGAAATCAGTGAGGAAAAAGGGAAGCTCCTTGTACTCTGGAATCAAACATTCTGGCAAGTGGGGCATGGTTTAAAATCCACTGCGATCCAGTGGAAGATGGGCTTCTCCAGCGTGTCCGGTTCCCCATTTAGGCCAGTTCTGCTGTCTATCAATTACTGCATGCAGATGAATTTTCTAAGAATCTTCATTCCATCTTAGGGTAagattgtaaatttttttttctatatatttttaaagatttatttatttgaagggcagagttatagagaggcagagagagaagtctttcatctgctggtttaccctccaaagctgagcccatctggagccaggagcctggagcttctgccaggtcccccacgcaggtgcaggggcccaagcacctggacaatcttccaccgctttttccaggccacagatgagagctggatcagaagcagcacagccggtgcctatatgggatgctgcattgcaggccagggcttttacccactgcgccacagtgctggccccctaaattttctttaaaattcattttagcagCAGGATTTAAAATAAACCCATATTAGAAAGGCTTTGCAGAAAAACCTCAAAGTATAGACTAGAAAACACggtgttaaagaaaaaaacccaatatAACCCTGCTATTTTGAGGTGTTccctaattcttttaaaattaatgcttggggcctgtgctgtggcgcagcgggtaaagctactgcctgcagtgccggaatcccatatgggctgctctacttccaatctagctctctgctttggcttgtgaaagcagtaaaagatggttcaaatccttgggcccttgcactcgtatgggagatccagaagcagctcctggctcctggcttaggatcagcccagctctggctgttgcagccaactggggcgtgaaccagcagataagacttctctctctctgcatctccttctatgtaactcttttaaataaataaataagtaaatcttttttaaaaaaattaatgtttattcactgttggttttttttttttcaaatatttaagagagacagatttctcccatctgctagctcactgcCAGCAATAGCTctgagacaggaagaagctgggATAGTcttctttaacttttatgtatttgtttttcattttatttgaaaggcacagacagcagggacagggacagatcttccatctgctagctcactccccagatgtctgcaatagccagggctgggccaggagcctgaaactcagtctggatcttcatgtgggtggcagggactcaagtaccagCTTTGATCTGTTgattcccagaatgcacattagcagggagctggaatcagaagcaagccaggacatgaatccaggcactccaatagggaggtgagcatcccaagcagtaccttaaccgctgtgccaaacacctgtgtCAGTCAGTCTGCTTTGAGGAATTCCACAAAGCTGGTACATGTGAGGGGGAGCGTCTGTAAAGAAAGCAAGGAATGTCTGTAAAGAAAGCAAGGAATGTGTGACTTGTGCCTTATTTTTAGGTATTGAGGAAGAACCCAGTAAACACTGAAGGCCTGCTTCAGGTTTCTGCTGGAAGAAACTGCAACAGACCAGCCTTCCTGGTCCAGAAACCAGGACcttaaaacacagagaaagaggtaggtTTTATAAGCAGACACCTGGCTTCACATTTTGCATCCACACTTAACTTATGAACAGGGCAAGCTACTTAGGGTCATTAAGTTTTTGTGTGTATTGTAACACATGGATATTTTCATATGCATCACCCATTACTTATTCCATAAAGTTCTTCTGGGGACTGAGATAACATATGAAAATTGTAACAGTTCTAGCACTCAAAAGGCAGATATTTTGGGATAAGAAAATCAAAACTCACATCTGAGTAATGTTCTAGGCATTAcctgttttccaaaatgaaacTGAATTAAGAAATGATTTTGGGTATTATAGAATTCTCCctaaaatgagagtaaattaGGCTTCACCAGAGGAACAGAGGCCCAAAGGGTAGACAACATGTCAAGTGAGTTTAAAGAGGCTGTGATTTTCCTAATAAAAACTCACAGAAGCTACCTTAGGCCCCCGCTGGTTAACCCACCTCCtagcaaatatttgaaataatgctACGAGCCACTCACAGTTAAATATCCTTAATTATATATCTTTAGTAGATACCAATGTCAGACTTTATTTGAACCATCCTGTGTTAAATAGTAGCAATAGGAAATTTTTTGACATTCTTAAATGAAATTTGCattgctattttaatttcatacCAGTCTTAATAAGACAGCATGTTTATCCATAATGCTTGATAATTTGACTCCCTTACTCTCCTACCACCACTATTTCTGAGATGCTGACAATGCAGTATCCTACAACTGATTTTTGGTAACTTAGAAGACAATAAAGTTAAGGTACTCATGTGAGGTTTTTTTTGCAGTATCCTACAACTGATTTTTGGTAACTTAGAAGACAATAAAGTTAAGGTACTCatgtgagggttttttttaacaGGCTGTTTTCACTGACCCCACTTTATCACTATTATCTTCACAATGTTCACAGAAGCTGCTTCAGGATCATGGTAGTTACTAATAACCCTGGAAGCCATCCTTGTAATTCTTTGGAGAAACCTTCAACTTCAGGTTTTGCTCTCAATAAATTTTACAAAGTGATACCTGCTGGCTGGGAAGATTAGGTAGTGTACCTATTAGGTATTAGGTATAAGGTATATTATTAGACATCAGGTGGTctacaatcttttaaaatctaatatTCATGATTGTTACAGAAAGGCAATCACAAAACAACAAATTGTATCCCAAACCATGTCCTACAGAAGTATGATTAAGAATGGATTtctcagtttgtgtcccagctgctccacttctgatccagatccctgctaacccacctgggaaagcagtggaaggtggcccaagtgcttgggcccctagacccacatgggaggcaggaagaagctcctggcttcagatcggctcagctcctgctgatgtggccatttgggaagtaaacaagcgatggaagattctctctctctctctgtgactctgcctttcaaataaataaatgtcttaaaaagaaagaaaggaaggatttCTGTATCTAAAATCTCATGTCCAGAATGATTAAACAACTATTACTGACTGGTCAATACTGACTGAAGGATGAGGAAAAAGCACTGTTTTTCCATTAAAACCACCACAAATTTAGTTCTGGTTATACAAGGCAAtgcattaaaaatcaaaatgtaataaccaaatgaaaaatagatttattaCTTCACAGATTGACATAGGAGGTAaggttatttatattttctatggaTTTCCTTTCAGTTCTTGAAGACCAGTGTTGAATAACTTTTTTAGCTTCAGACAAGGAAAACCTTAGAAGGCAGAAACAAATGATCATTTAATAACCACAATTATAGGTACTAATAGTTTAAAAGAATGTAGCCATGGCTTACAGAAAGAGAAACTAATCTACCTTCAAAATATGTAGTAGTGCACATAAACTGAGGAAATTTTAGGCTCAAATGTTGACAAGGAGACACTGTTGATAGGTAGTGAACCAAGGTTTCTTTTGTATCACTGATAAAAAGTTGGGAAattaaaatggtttttttttttttcctttttttttctttttgacagacagagttgacagtgagagagagagacagagagaaaggtcttccttttgccgttggttcaccctccaatggctgccgcggccggcacaccgcgctgatctgatggcaggagccaggtacttatcctggtctcccatggggtgcagggcccaagcacttgggccatcctccactgcactccctggccacagcagagagatggcgtggaagaggggcaaccgggacagaatccggcaccccgactgggactagaacccggtgtgccggcgctgcaaggcggaggattatcctattgagccacggcgctggctgggaaattaaaatgttaatctaTACTTAATGTAccccttctttttcttcatttcttcagtTTGGAAAAGAAGTAATTTACTTTGAGATATCTCAAAGCTTTATTAAAGTCAGGCAGCAAGAGGAGATAAGGATTTTTCTATGCAGTTACCAGCAAGAATGGAAAAGAACCTATTTGTTTTGTCTGTGCTGATACCCTTCTCTAACGAGTTACTGCTGTCCAAGGAAAGAGGCCATGGGGTCGTCCGGCCTCTGACGTTTCATTCTGTAGGCTTCCATTTCCTCTTCAGTGGGCTCTCGAGTCTCATAGATGCTATTGTAAGGCCGCTTCCTCTC
Above is a genomic segment from Oryctolagus cuniculus chromosome 6, mOryCun1.1, whole genome shotgun sequence containing:
- the FAM200C gene encoding protein FAM200C — its product is MSKKRKWDDDYVRYWFTCTTEVDGTQRPQCVLCNSVFLNADLRPSKLSDHFNRQHGGVAGHDLSSLKHMPTASDQSETLKAFGVASHEDALLQASYQFAYLCAKEKNPHTVAEKLVKPCALEIAQIVLGPDAQKKLQQVPLSDDVIHSRIEEMSQDILEQVLEDIKASPLKVGIQLAETTDMDDCSQLMAFVRYIKEREILEEFLFCEPLQVTMKGTDVFNLFRDFFVQHEIALDVCGSVCTDGASSMLGGNSEFVACMKKEVPHIVITHCLLNPHTLVTKTLPTKLREALFTVVRVINFIKGRAPNHRLFQAFFEEIGIEYSVLLFHTEMRWLSRGQILTHIFEMYEEVNQFLHHQSSNLVDDFENKEFKIHLAYLADLFKHLNELSASMQRTGMNTVSAREKLSTFVRKFPFWQKRIEKRNFTNFPFLEEIITSDNEGVCIAAEITLHLQQLSSSFHGYFSIGNLDEASKWVLDPFLFNLDFVDDGYLMKNDLAELRASGQILMEFETMKLEDFWCAQFTVFPNLAKTALEILVPFATTYLCELGFSSLLHFKTKSRSCFNMSEDIRVAISKKVPRFSDIIEQKLQQKSL